One genomic window of Arachis hypogaea cultivar Tifrunner chromosome 8, arahy.Tifrunner.gnm2.J5K5, whole genome shotgun sequence includes the following:
- the LOC112707249 gene encoding uncharacterized protein isoform X1 codes for MPPVAPRSGDSIFANLEHMNAELFTLTYGAIVRQLITDLEEVDEVNKQLDQMGYNIGVRLIDEFLAKSNISRCVDFKETAEVIAKVGFKMFLGVTASVINWDADGTSCSIVLEDNPLVDFVELPDNCQGLHYCNILSGVVRGALEMVSMKTEVTWVRDMLRGDEVYELNVKLIKQVPEEYPYKDDE; via the exons ATGCCGCCCGTTGCTCCTCGATCCGGCGACTCCATATTCGCTAACCTCGAGCACATG AACGCGGAGCTATTTACACTGACATATGGTGCGATCGTGCGTCAATTGATTACCGATCTGGAAGAGGTTGACGAGGTTAACAAGCAGCTTGATCAAAT GGGATATAACATTGGGGTGCGTTTAATTGATGAGTTCTTAGCCAAATCTAACATATCAAGATGCGTTGATTTCAAAGAGACTGCTGAAGTGATTGCTAAG GTTGGTTTCAAAATGTTCCTTGGTGTTACTGCTTCTGTGATTAACTGGGATGCTGATGGAACATCTTGTAGTATTGTGTTGGAGGACAATCCCTTGGTAGACTTCGTTGAACTTCCTGATAACTGTCAAGGGCTACACTATTGCAACATCTTAAGTGGCGTTGTTAGAGGAGCTTTAGAGATG GTTTCAATGAAGACTGAGGTGACATGGGTCCGAGATATGCTCCGTGGAGATGAAGTGTATGAGTTGAATGTAAAACTTATCAAGCAAGTTCCAGAAGAGTATCCATACAAAGATGACGAGTaa
- the LOC112707249 gene encoding uncharacterized protein isoform X2, translating into MPPVAPRSGDSIFANLEHMNAELFTLTYGAIVRQLITDLEEVDEVNKQLDQMGYNIGVRLIDEFLAKSNISRCVDFKETAEVIAKVGFKMFLGVTASVINWDADGTSCSIVLEDNPLVDFVELPDNCQGLHYCNILSGVVRGALEMMHLAAVAGHKYRDKKRFQ; encoded by the exons ATGCCGCCCGTTGCTCCTCGATCCGGCGACTCCATATTCGCTAACCTCGAGCACATG AACGCGGAGCTATTTACACTGACATATGGTGCGATCGTGCGTCAATTGATTACCGATCTGGAAGAGGTTGACGAGGTTAACAAGCAGCTTGATCAAAT GGGATATAACATTGGGGTGCGTTTAATTGATGAGTTCTTAGCCAAATCTAACATATCAAGATGCGTTGATTTCAAAGAGACTGCTGAAGTGATTGCTAAG GTTGGTTTCAAAATGTTCCTTGGTGTTACTGCTTCTGTGATTAACTGGGATGCTGATGGAACATCTTGTAGTATTGTGTTGGAGGACAATCCCTTGGTAGACTTCGTTGAACTTCCTGATAACTGTCAAGGGCTACACTATTGCAACATCTTAAGTGGCGTTGTTAGAGGAGCTTTAGAGATG ATGCATTTGGCAGCTGTAGCTGGACACAAATATAGAGATAAAAAGAG GTTTCAATGA